ATGTGAAGATCATAGATTATGCACGGCGCTGGCTTGGTATGGAAAAGCGAGAAACATTGGAACTGAACGTTGATGACCGGCGGCTGCTCGAAGTGTTGGGCATTGAGCCGGGTGATGTCAACGTGCGGGGGAAAAACGCCCTCAAAGTAGACACTGTGTTTGCCTGTGTCCGCATCCGATCCGAATCGGTGGCGAAACTGCCTCTGAAGGTATTCCAGGAGGATGAGTCTGGAATACAAAAACACACGCGGCACCCGGTGTATCAATTGCTCCGGTTGCGCCCCAATCCGTACATGAGCGCTTTTGACTTTTGGAAGTGCATCGAGGCGCAAAACAGTATGTACGGCAACGCTTACGTTTCCATGGAGTTTGATCATCGCGGACGGATTGTCGGGTTGTGGCCGATGGACGCCAGCCGGGTTAAGATCATCGTGGATAACGACACCGGCGCAAGCGGCGTTCTCACCAGTCGATCGAAGCTCTGGTATGAGGTGAACCTTGGCTATGAGCAGCGAAAGCTTTCGCCGGATGAGGTTCTGCACTTCAAAGGCGGCGTGACCCTGGACGGGATTGTCGGTCTATCCCCGCTGGATTGCTTGCGGGCTACAGTTGAAAATGCGGCGTCGGCGAACAAGTTCGTCAACAACTTCTACAAGCAGGGATTGCAGGTAAAAGGTATCGTCCAGTATGTTGGCGACCTGGATGAGAAGGCCAAGAAAAATTTCCGTGAGAAGTTTGAAGCCATGTCATCGGGGTTGAACAACAGCCACCGGGTCGCGTTGATGCCCATTGGCTATCAGTTCGTGCCGATTGCGCTGAATATGCACGACGCGCAATTCCTAGAGAACAATCAGCTGACGATCCGGCAAATTGCTTCTGCCTTTGGTATTAAGATGCATCAGCTCAATGACTTGACCAGGGCGACGCATACAAACGTAGCTGAGCAGCAGAAGGAGTTTTACACGGACACGCTACAGCCGATCCTCACGATGTACGAACAAGAACTGACATACAAGCTGCTGCTGGACGAAGAGATCCAGGAAGGGTACTTTTTCCGCTTTAACGTCGACGCCATTCTGCGGAGCGATATCAAAACCAGGTATGAAGCGTATCGCATCGGCGTGCAGGGTGGGTTTCTCGCACCCAATGAGGCCCGGGCGAAGGAGGAACTTCCGCCAATGGAAGGCGGCGACCAACTGCTGGTGAACGGTAGTGTTGTACCGATCACCATGGCTGGAAGCGCCTATAAAGCGAAAGGGGGTGATGGAGCTGGACAAGGAAAAAAAGACGACCCAGACGAAGGAGATCCGGGCGTTACCGGTTAAGCTTGAGGT
This sequence is a window from Brevibacillus composti. Protein-coding genes within it:
- a CDS encoding phage portal protein, whose translation is MDYARRWLGMEKRETLELNVDDRRLLEVLGIEPGDVNVRGKNALKVDTVFACVRIRSESVAKLPLKVFQEDESGIQKHTRHPVYQLLRLRPNPYMSAFDFWKCIEAQNSMYGNAYVSMEFDHRGRIVGLWPMDASRVKIIVDNDTGASGVLTSRSKLWYEVNLGYEQRKLSPDEVLHFKGGVTLDGIVGLSPLDCLRATVENAASANKFVNNFYKQGLQVKGIVQYVGDLDEKAKKNFREKFEAMSSGLNNSHRVALMPIGYQFVPIALNMHDAQFLENNQLTIRQIASAFGIKMHQLNDLTRATHTNVAEQQKEFYTDTLQPILTMYEQELTYKLLLDEEIQEGYFFRFNVDAILRSDIKTRYEAYRIGVQGGFLAPNEARAKEELPPMEGGDQLLVNGSVVPITMAGSAYKAKGGDGAGQGKKDDPDEGDPGVTG